The following proteins are encoded in a genomic region of Acipenser ruthenus chromosome 4, fAciRut3.2 maternal haplotype, whole genome shotgun sequence:
- the LOC117399810 gene encoding 5'-AMP-activated protein kinase subunit gamma-2 isoform X6: protein MRFMKSHKCYDIVPTSSKLVVFDTTLQVKKAFFALVANGVRAAPLWETKKQSFVGMLTITDFINILHRYYKSPMVQIYELEEHKIETWRELYLQETFKPLVNISPDASIFDAVYSLIKNKIHRLPVIDPVSGNALYILTHKRILKFLQLFVSEMPKPAFMKQNLEELGIGTYHNIAYIHPDTPIIKALNIFADRRVSALPVVDESGKVVDIYSKFDVINLAAEKTYNNLDITVTQALRHRSQYFEGVMKCNRLETLETIVDRIVKAEVHRLVVVDENASIMGIVSLSDILQALVLTPAGAKRKASVVEVAE, encoded by the exons GTTAAGAAGGCtttctttgcattggtggcgAATGGTGTCCGCGCAGCCCCGCTATGGGAGACTAAAAAGCAGAGCTTCGTAG gaATGTTAACAATTACAGACTTCATTAACATACTGCACAGATACTACAAGTCGCCGATG GTACAAATCTACGAGCTAGAAGAACACAAGATTGAAACATGGAGGG AACTGTACTTGCAGGAAACGTTTAAGCCTTTGGTGAACATATCTCCTGATGCAAG CATATTTGATGCAGTGTATTCGCTCATCAAAAACAAAATTCACCGGTTGCCAGTTATCGACCCTGTCAGCGGGAATGCACTTTATATCCTCACTCACAAGAGAATCCTGAAGTTTCTGCAACTTTtt GTATCGGAGATGCCAAAGCCTGCCTTCATGAAGCAGAACCTGGAAGAGCTGGGGATCGGAACCTACCACAATATTGCCTACATCCACCCAGACACTCCCATCATAAAAGCATTGAATATATTTGCTGATAGGAGAGTGTCCGCGTTGCCTGTGGTGGATGAATCAG GAAAAGTTGTAGATATTTATTCCAAATTCGATGTTATA AACCTCGCTGCTGAAAAGACATACAATAACCTTGACATCACGGTGACCCAGGCGCTGCGGCACCGCTCTCAGTACTTCGAAGGCGTTATGAAATGCAACAGGCTGGAAACACTGGAAACCATCGTGGACAGGATAGTCAAGGCAGAG GTCCATCGACTGGTGGTGGTTGACGAGAATGCCAGTATCATGGGCATTGTCTCCCTGTCGGACATTCTCCAGGCTCTGGTGCTCACGCCAGCAG GTGCTAAAAGAAAGGCGAGCGTGGTGGAAGTAGCGGAGTGA